In one Candidatus Peribacter riflensis genomic region, the following are encoded:
- a CDS encoding putative ATP-dependent DNA helicase, which produces MQLSSPLTAPLLKTTPVYIEALKAMGIETVEHLVLTLPRAHEDLSQIQTVADSPLDEKVTIRGTMGRVDLVRTRSRKMIVKGIFTDTNGDSVEVVWFNQPHVKRMIAEGDEVVLTGKLQEEGTKIKMPSPQFERAGVRPLVHAGRLVPIYPQHESIHTKWLREKMVLVRPAMKDLPETLPREIVEDEKLLSRAQSVEALHFPTKPEDVTRARERQAFEEMYRLQVEALTRRAEWQRLKQERLKIPMDAELIRAFFRTLRFTPTKSQKIAIYEILRDMEKDMAMSRLLEGDVGSGKTLVAAAVMANVLSHGGQCALMVPTEVLARQHAETVSRMLVALHNDLQARRTRGEPVPPLRLPTTALLVGSLPAAEADSVRRTIAAGQVDIVIGTHALIQDAVQFADLKLVIVDEQHRFGVDQRVRLQEKGNPHTLTMTATPIPRTLALTAFGHHDLSVLLEKPGNRKTIHTKVVSPRDRATVERFVDQQIAEGRQVFVICPLIAAADAEGLSEVKSVERETERLRLSFSKRKIVALHGRMPPKDKERVMRAFKDRQHDILVSTAVIEVGIDVPNASLILIEGSERFGLSQLHQFRGRVGRGEHQSHCFLFTTTPEQARSPRLKAMEEHDSGFVLAEIDLKLRGPGELFGTRQSGFAVSALQEFLQPEFIVRARRAAERTLGEKPFAESTMAARL; this is translated from the coding sequence GTGCAGCTCTCTTCACCACTCACGGCTCCGCTCCTCAAGACCACTCCCGTCTACATTGAGGCGCTGAAGGCGATGGGCATCGAGACTGTTGAGCATCTGGTGCTCACGCTCCCGCGCGCGCATGAAGATTTGAGCCAGATCCAGACCGTTGCCGATTCGCCCCTCGATGAGAAGGTGACAATCCGCGGCACGATGGGCCGTGTCGATCTCGTGCGCACGCGCAGCAGGAAGATGATCGTGAAAGGGATCTTCACCGATACCAATGGTGACAGCGTGGAGGTGGTGTGGTTCAACCAGCCCCATGTGAAGCGCATGATCGCCGAGGGCGACGAGGTCGTGCTCACCGGAAAACTGCAGGAGGAGGGGACCAAGATAAAAATGCCGAGCCCGCAGTTCGAACGCGCCGGGGTGCGTCCGCTCGTGCACGCGGGGCGGCTGGTGCCGATCTACCCGCAGCACGAGAGCATCCACACCAAGTGGCTGCGAGAGAAGATGGTGCTGGTCCGACCGGCGATGAAGGACCTGCCCGAAACATTGCCCAGGGAGATCGTGGAAGACGAAAAACTCCTCTCACGTGCGCAGTCTGTGGAGGCGCTGCATTTTCCCACGAAGCCGGAAGACGTTACACGCGCACGCGAGCGTCAGGCCTTCGAAGAGATGTACCGCCTGCAGGTCGAGGCGCTCACACGGCGGGCGGAGTGGCAGCGCCTGAAACAGGAGCGGCTCAAAATTCCCATGGATGCCGAGCTCATCCGCGCGTTCTTCCGCACTCTCAGGTTCACGCCGACGAAGAGCCAGAAGATCGCGATCTACGAAATTCTGCGCGATATGGAGAAAGACATGGCGATGTCGCGGCTGCTCGAGGGGGACGTGGGTTCGGGCAAGACGCTCGTCGCCGCGGCGGTGATGGCCAATGTCCTCTCGCACGGCGGCCAGTGCGCTCTCATGGTTCCCACAGAAGTGCTGGCGCGCCAGCACGCCGAGACCGTATCGCGCATGCTCGTGGCGCTCCATAACGATCTGCAGGCACGGCGGACCCGCGGGGAACCTGTGCCGCCCCTGCGGCTTCCCACGACAGCGCTCCTGGTGGGATCCCTGCCGGCTGCAGAGGCGGATTCCGTGCGCCGGACGATCGCGGCCGGCCAGGTGGATATTGTCATCGGGACGCACGCGCTCATTCAGGATGCGGTGCAGTTTGCCGATTTAAAGCTTGTGATCGTGGATGAGCAGCACCGGTTCGGGGTGGACCAGCGCGTGCGGCTGCAGGAGAAGGGGAACCCGCACACCCTCACCATGACGGCTACGCCCATTCCGCGCACGCTCGCGCTCACGGCGTTCGGGCACCATGACCTCTCGGTGCTGCTCGAGAAGCCGGGAAACCGCAAGACGATTCACACGAAGGTGGTATCGCCCCGCGACCGCGCAACCGTGGAGCGGTTCGTGGATCAGCAGATCGCAGAGGGACGGCAGGTCTTCGTCATCTGTCCCCTCATTGCCGCGGCGGATGCGGAGGGGCTTTCAGAGGTGAAGAGCGTGGAGCGCGAGACGGAGCGGCTCCGCTTGAGCTTTTCGAAGCGGAAGATCGTCGCTCTGCACGGCAGGATGCCCCCGAAAGACAAAGAGCGCGTGATGCGGGCGTTCAAAGATCGCCAGCATGACATCCTCGTGTCCACTGCGGTGATCGAGGTGGGGATCGATGTGCCGAATGCCTCGCTCATCCTGATCGAGGGATCCGAACGGTTCGGCCTCTCCCAGCTGCACCAATTTCGCGGCCGGGTGGGGCGCGGGGAGCACCAGAGTCACTGTTTCCTCTTCACGACGACACCCGAGCAGGCGCGCTCTCCGCGACTCAAAGCCATGGAGGAACACGACAGCGGATTTGTGCTCGCCGAGATCGACTTAAAGCTGCGGGGCCCCGGAGAACTCTTCGGCACACGGCAGAGCGGTTTTGCGGTGAGTGCCTTGCAGGAATTTTTGCAGCCGGAATTCATTGTGCGTGCGCGCAGGGCCGCAGAGCGCACTTTGGGCGAAAAGCCGTTTGCCGAGAGTACAATGGCTGCTAGACTCTAG
- a CDS encoding DSBA-like thioredoxin domain-containing protein encodes MTTSTPQQETKMWFGITMVLVGVIVGFTGSKMAGTSVQGPAAPTAQVQPTPTAPAEDPVPEYADVKALDDTDHVRGDADADITIIEYSDLECPFCARVHPTITQLLKDYGDKVNWAYRHYPLSFHPNAQKAAEATECAAELGGNDKFWALVDMIYEKGSDLTQLGTYAKEIGLNQTAFQSCVDSGKYASKTAAMMQSGTAAGVQGTPGNVIVNHKTKKVAVVSGAQPLQNFKDAIDGLLN; translated from the coding sequence ATGACAACGTCCACCCCTCAGCAGGAAACCAAGATGTGGTTCGGTATCACGATGGTCCTGGTCGGCGTTATCGTCGGTTTCACCGGTTCCAAAATGGCCGGAACGTCCGTTCAGGGACCCGCAGCCCCGACAGCCCAGGTTCAGCCGACTCCCACGGCCCCCGCTGAAGATCCTGTGCCGGAGTATGCCGACGTGAAGGCTCTCGACGACACGGATCACGTGCGCGGCGACGCCGATGCAGATATTACGATCATTGAGTACTCCGACCTCGAGTGCCCCTTCTGCGCTCGCGTGCACCCCACCATCACGCAGCTCCTCAAGGATTACGGCGACAAAGTGAATTGGGCGTACCGACACTATCCGCTCTCCTTTCACCCGAATGCACAGAAAGCTGCAGAAGCCACGGAGTGCGCCGCAGAACTGGGCGGCAACGACAAGTTCTGGGCCTTGGTCGATATGATTTACGAGAAAGGATCCGACCTCACTCAGCTCGGAACCTACGCCAAAGAAATCGGCCTCAATCAGACCGCCTTCCAGTCCTGTGTGGATAGCGGCAAGTACGCGTCGAAGACCGCCGCGATGATGCAGTCAGGTACCGCAGCCGGAGTGCAGGGCACCCCGGGCAACGTCATCGTCAACCACAAGACCAAGAAGGTTGCCGTGGTTTCGGGTGCGCAGCCGCTGCAGAACTTCAAGGACGCCATCGACGGCCTGCTGAACTGA
- a CDS encoding von Willebrand factor A: MTKRHNILTGQLLCMAGILFLTLAVAEADLAVPSTKERWSMPYFSFGVKNVAAAEDAFLVRVAHRLSARIARRVGTSPPISVLVTALQEQRTLLTRHTTVTLQIPGNQSYRTWDVHLQKYPTWMKAEISPASAHFRVDEERIAQFLTTEPMDGIIQPQQAVITAVTKEDDVERVVTSTGAARPGIIFDMSVAPRAIAAALTEGTETVAIPLVITSGPVENLSGVPLGDLVLLGSGKSDFKGSPSARIYNVRKAIHEHVNNVLVPPGAEFSFNETLGGPVSNGNGWKDAKVIFNTTELRMAPGGGICQASTTVFRAILQSGFGYERRANHSMYVSYYEKYGVGIDATVFPGKQDLTFVNDTANYLLFQAYTEGSEVTVQIYGTPDGRTSEVIGPFFSSSDFTDYPAEERTPRGNEIAWVQRITFADGREKKRVITSRYTSLPRSLAKKYETAVHASAEQKAM, encoded by the coding sequence ATGACCAAAAGACACAACATTCTTACCGGCCAATTGCTCTGCATGGCAGGTATTCTCTTTCTGACGCTGGCAGTGGCCGAGGCTGATTTGGCAGTGCCCTCGACAAAGGAACGATGGTCCATGCCGTACTTCTCCTTCGGCGTGAAGAATGTTGCGGCGGCGGAAGACGCATTCCTCGTGCGAGTAGCTCATCGCCTGAGTGCGCGCATTGCACGGCGCGTCGGCACCTCACCACCAATCTCGGTACTCGTGACCGCCCTGCAGGAGCAGCGCACACTCCTCACCCGTCATACAACCGTGACACTTCAGATTCCCGGAAACCAGTCCTACCGCACCTGGGATGTGCACCTGCAGAAGTACCCCACGTGGATGAAAGCGGAGATCTCGCCTGCGTCCGCACACTTCCGCGTCGACGAGGAGCGTATCGCACAGTTCCTGACGACCGAGCCGATGGACGGCATCATCCAGCCGCAGCAGGCCGTCATCACTGCCGTCACGAAGGAGGATGATGTGGAGCGCGTGGTGACCAGCACGGGCGCCGCTCGTCCGGGCATCATCTTCGACATGTCCGTGGCCCCCCGCGCCATCGCTGCAGCACTCACCGAAGGAACAGAGACCGTTGCCATCCCGCTCGTCATCACATCCGGCCCCGTCGAGAATCTCTCGGGTGTGCCCTTGGGCGATCTCGTGCTCCTCGGGAGCGGCAAGTCCGACTTCAAGGGATCTCCGTCGGCCCGCATCTACAACGTGCGCAAGGCCATCCATGAACATGTGAACAACGTGCTCGTCCCCCCCGGAGCGGAATTCTCGTTCAATGAAACCCTCGGTGGACCCGTATCGAACGGGAACGGCTGGAAAGATGCCAAAGTGATCTTCAATACCACGGAGCTCCGCATGGCCCCCGGAGGAGGCATCTGCCAGGCATCGACCACTGTGTTCCGGGCTATTCTCCAATCCGGCTTCGGCTACGAGCGCCGTGCCAACCACAGCATGTACGTGTCGTACTACGAGAAGTACGGCGTGGGCATCGATGCCACCGTATTCCCGGGCAAGCAGGATCTGACCTTCGTGAACGATACGGCGAACTACCTGCTCTTTCAGGCATACACCGAAGGTTCTGAAGTCACCGTGCAGATCTACGGAACGCCGGACGGACGGACGAGCGAAGTCATCGGCCCGTTCTTCTCCAGCTCCGACTTCACGGACTACCCCGCCGAAGAGCGTACGCCGCGCGGAAACGAAATCGCCTGGGTCCAGCGCATCACCTTCGCAGATGGCAGGGAGAAGAAGCGGGTGATTACCTCCCGCTACACCAGCCTGCCGCGCTCCCTGGCAAAGAAATACGAAACAGCGGTGCATGCGAGCGCCGAGCAGAAAGCGATGTGA